From the genome of Rhodobacteraceae bacterium Araon29, one region includes:
- a CDS encoding amidase, which yields MVSELWKLPAHEVVSLLRSGALGPVEALDAAIARIEDVDGAINALPIRAFERARDRAQRLDLAAERQNPKSLMGLPIAVKDYNDLGGVRTTYGSPIFKEHVAQHSDATVAQLERNGANPVAKSNVPEWAGGHTFNPVFGVTRNPFDPSKTVGGSSGGSAAALASGQVWLATGNDLGGSLRTPAAFNNIVGLRPSPGVVPRGTRLQPFDTLWVEGPMARSVRDVALMLDAGAGYSPQDPLSFHTSLGSYVTDLKAFDAPTRVAFSEDLGIVPMAREVAQTARTACAKISGLGIDVSDEIPDFSGVLEGFHTLRGLLIATMLDDLLAQHRDAILPDIVKNAEVGHQVSNQEIISAEKIRKSITLQMQSFFQRCDFLICPTTSVAPFDVEKPFVTEIDGQPCKTYIDWFAITFALSMTGCPVVSLPCGFTNQGLPVGLQIVGQPRQEAALLAFAEMLEQEFAVASAVPR from the coding sequence GTGGTATCAGAACTTTGGAAATTACCTGCACATGAGGTGGTCTCTTTGTTGCGCAGTGGCGCGCTTGGACCTGTCGAGGCCCTAGATGCAGCCATTGCGCGCATTGAAGACGTGGACGGGGCGATCAACGCCTTGCCAATCCGCGCCTTTGAACGGGCCCGCGACAGGGCGCAACGGCTTGATCTGGCTGCTGAGCGGCAAAACCCCAAAAGCCTGATGGGGCTGCCCATTGCAGTCAAGGATTACAATGATCTTGGCGGGGTGCGGACAACATATGGCTCGCCAATTTTCAAAGAGCATGTTGCGCAGCACTCTGATGCGACCGTTGCCCAACTGGAACGTAATGGTGCCAATCCCGTGGCCAAGTCAAATGTGCCGGAATGGGCCGGTGGGCATACATTCAATCCGGTGTTTGGGGTCACGCGCAATCCCTTTGATCCAAGCAAAACTGTGGGCGGATCGTCTGGTGGGTCTGCTGCAGCCCTCGCCAGTGGTCAGGTTTGGCTGGCCACCGGAAATGACCTTGGGGGTAGTCTGCGCACTCCGGCGGCTTTTAACAACATCGTCGGGCTGCGCCCCAGTCCCGGCGTCGTGCCTCGCGGCACGCGCTTGCAACCTTTTGATACGCTTTGGGTGGAAGGCCCCATGGCGCGTTCGGTGCGCGATGTGGCGCTGATGCTGGATGCCGGCGCGGGGTATTCACCGCAGGATCCCTTGTCGTTTCACACATCTTTGGGCTCGTATGTAACCGATTTGAAAGCCTTTGATGCCCCCACGCGTGTGGCCTTTAGTGAAGATCTTGGCATTGTCCCCATGGCGCGCGAAGTTGCCCAAACGGCCCGCACGGCATGCGCCAAAATTTCCGGCCTTGGCATTGATGTTAGTGATGAAATTCCCGACTTTTCTGGTGTGTTAGAGGGCTTTCATACCCTGCGTGGGCTTTTAATAGCCACTATGCTTGATGATTTGCTTGCCCAGCACCGCGATGCCATACTGCCCGATATTGTCAAAAATGCAGAGGTCGGCCATCAGGTCAGCAACCAAGAGATCATCTCGGCCGAGAAAATCCGCAAATCCATCACACTGCAAATGCAGAGTTTTTTCCAGCGCTGTGATTTTTTGATCTGTCCGACCACCTCGGTCGCGCCGTTTGATGTTGAAAAGCCCTTTGTGACCGAAATCGACGGCCAGCCGTGCAAAACCTATATTGATTGGTTCGCAATTACGTTTGCACTTTCAATGACAGGCTGCCCCGTGGTTAGCTTGCCCTGCGGGTTTACCAACCAAGGGCTTCCTGTGGGGCTGCAAATTGTCGGTCAGCCCCGCCAAGAGGCGGCGCTATTAGCCTTTGCCGAAATGTTGGAACAAGAATTTGCCGTGGCTTCAGCAGTGCCGCGTTGA
- a CDS encoding biphenyl 2,3-dioxygenase, translated as MKQILSSLKLVSATAGLVLLPTFASASSNLESDDFVGISFWLISMALVASTAFFFLETQRVEGKWKTSLTVSGLVTLVAAVHYFYMRDVWIETGSTPLVYRYIDWLITVPLLMVEFYLILRAITNVSGGVFWRLMIGTLVMLSAGYAGEAGYISPLIGFIVGMAGWAYILYEIFFGEAGQVASDQAPESVQNAFSTMRWIVTIGWAIYPLGYFMGYFTGAGPESSAASLNIIYNLADVINKIAFGVIIWNVAVTETDKAKA; from the coding sequence ATGAAACAAATACTATCTTCACTTAAACTCGTATCGGCGACGGCCGGTCTTGTACTTCTACCAACGTTCGCTTCGGCAAGTTCAAACTTAGAGTCCGATGATTTCGTAGGCATTTCTTTTTGGTTGATTTCTATGGCCCTTGTGGCGTCGACAGCGTTCTTCTTTTTGGAAACGCAGCGGGTCGAAGGTAAATGGAAAACATCCTTAACAGTGTCCGGTTTGGTCACTCTTGTCGCTGCAGTGCACTATTTCTACATGCGGGACGTTTGGATTGAAACAGGCTCAACACCGCTCGTGTATCGCTACATCGACTGGCTCATCACAGTTCCATTGTTGATGGTTGAGTTCTATCTTATCCTGCGGGCTATCACAAATGTATCCGGTGGCGTTTTCTGGCGCTTGATGATCGGGACATTGGTAATGCTGTCGGCCGGTTATGCCGGTGAAGCAGGATACATCAGCCCGCTAATTGGTTTTATAGTTGGAATGGCCGGATGGGCCTATATCCTTTATGAAATCTTCTTTGGCGAAGCTGGTCAGGTGGCGTCAGATCAGGCCCCAGAATCAGTCCAAAACGCTTTCTCAACAATGCGTTGGATTGTGACCATTGGGTGGGCTATCTATCCACTGGGTTACTTCATGGGCTACTTCACAGGTGCAGGACCAGAATCCTCAGCTGCGTCGCTCAACATTATCTATAACCTCGCCGATGTGATTAACAAAATCGCGTTCGGTGTGATTATCTGGAATGTTGCTGTAACAGAGACGGATAAAGCGAAAGCTTAA
- a CDS encoding QacE family quaternary ammonium compound efflux SMR transporter codes for MSYFFLALAIIFEVIGTMLLPASQNFTKLVPSAVLVVAYMLSFYFLTFALRDIPIAIVYASWAGLGVFLIALFSYLVFGQSLQWQAIAGLCLIVVGVALVNTFTKVS; via the coding sequence ATGTCGTATTTTTTTCTCGCCTTAGCCATCATATTCGAAGTCATCGGTACCATGCTTTTGCCGGCATCGCAGAATTTTACCAAACTGGTGCCAAGCGCCGTGCTGGTGGTGGCCTATATGTTGTCGTTCTATTTCCTGACCTTTGCGCTGCGCGATATCCCGATTGCAATTGTTTACGCAAGCTGGGCCGGCCTTGGGGTGTTTTTGATCGCGCTCTTTAGCTATTTGGTATTCGGCCAAAGCCTGCAATGGCAGGCCATCGCTGGCCTCTGCTTGATTGTGGTTGGCGTTGCCTTGGTTAATACCTTTACCAAAGTTAGTTAA
- a CDS encoding helix-turn-helix domain-containing protein codes for MMLKNGLKNLRKEAKLTQQQLGDLVEVSRKTINTVENGVFYPSTLLSLKLAKALSVKVEDIFWLAESTESPEP; via the coding sequence ATGATGCTAAAGAACGGTCTTAAAAACCTGCGCAAGGAGGCCAAGCTGACCCAGCAGCAGCTTGGCGATCTGGTCGAGGTTAGTCGCAAGACAATTAATACGGTGGAAAATGGCGTGTTTTATCCCTCCACACTGCTCTCGCTTAAGCTTGCCAAGGCTTTGAGCGTAAAAGTAGAAGATATCTTTTGGCTGGCAGAAAGCACAGAGAGCCCCGAGCCATAG